CGATGGCAAGGTCGATGGCTGCAGGACGAACCATTGCTAGTAGAATATGGACACATATAGGCTCAGCGAGGGGCTCCACCAGAAGCCGACAGCCTGGGAGGGGGTGCAGGTGTCGGCGACCGCACGGGGGGCGAGCCTGAGGGATTCTACGGCGACACCTTCAAGAAGGGGTTGACGCCCAAGGTGACCCATGGACGCAATCGACGCTGGCCTTACGACTTGTAAGGCGGGATTTACTCCCAGTATCTGACGCCATCGGCAGGAAGCATGGAGTTCAACAACGACACCCCCAAGGAGGTAAGTGGCGCCAGAGGCGTCATCGTCGTCCGCCCGGCCAAAGCCGAACTGAACTTTCACCACAGACTCCATGCATCCCAGCAACGGCAACGCGCGCCATGACGGCGCACGCGCAGGCGTCGTGGGCCCCACCGCGCAAAGGCCAATGACGACGCACCGACCGCGGATCCACGGCCATGGCTGACCACAGCAGGCCAGTCGGACCACCACCACGCACAGCACGGGGCGCGATCGCCGGACCGCCACCAGCCAAAGGGCGGGCCCAGCCGCACCACCGGCCAACGGGTGGGCGCGGCCGCCGGAACTGCCAGGGGGCGGGCACTGCCGCCGGAACTGGCCGCCACCGGTCATGGGGCGGGCACGGCCACCGGATCTGGCCGCCACCGGCTAAGGGACGGGCGCGGCCGCCGGATCTGGCCGCCAACAGCCGAGGGGCCGGGCGCGGGCACCGGATCCGTCCTGTACCGGCCCGGGGCGGGCGCGGCCGCCGAATCCAGCCGCCACCGACCAAGGGGAGGGCCCGGCCGCCGGATCCAGCTGCCACCAGGTAGATATGCCGGCAGATCGACCCCCAGAAGCGTCGCCGGCTGAGGGGGAGCTCGGGGagggtgtgtgtgtggggggggtggggggagggggaggaaggTGCGGCCGCTGCCGTTATGAGCAGCGCCACCGTGGGCCGCCGTCACCGCAAGCCGAAggagcggcgacggcggccgAGGGCCCGGCCCCAAGGGGCACAGagggggcggcggcgggaggCCCCCGAGTCGCCTTAGAGGCGACGCGAGGGCGAGACGGGATCGCATGCATGCTCATCGAACCACAACAAGTTTAATCTGCAAGTGGCAATCAGCTCGAAACGAAAATGTACTAGCAATTCAGTGGTCCAGTCTTAGTATTCTAGAGGAGCGAAGATGAACTAACACCGGGAGCACCAGTGCAGCAAAACCATTCTACCAGCTTACCACAAGAGATTATGAGCGGGAGCGATCTCCTCGAGAAGATCACTACGAGTGATGATAATGAAGTCGGCCTGCAAAGCATTCCATGCATTATGCGGTGATGAACAGATTGAAAATAGATAATAGCAAGAAATTTTTCGAGGATCATGCGAGGCACGACCTCAATCGAGAGCCCCTCGCTTTCTGCAGATCCAGGAGGAAGCAATCAGTGGACCTGTGTAGTCGTGCTCACGAATCAAAGGCGAGGCGGGGAACCGAAATCACACTTGTGGCTCTCCAAGGTCAAACCATAAACATACCATCTTCGGTCTTCCATTGACCTTGCAGCCTCAATGCAACGATGGTTCACGCCTAGCACTAAACGTCTCAGGTGCAGTGTACAGTTAATCATTCCTATTCCAAAATTCATTTGAAAATTGAACAGAGCGTGTATACCCACCAGATTCTCCAACCGGTAGTGTGTCTTCTCCCTGCTACAGGCGTATGTTTCATGGTCGGCCACAAACACTACTCCGTTTGGCAAAGAAAGGGAATTTCTTTGCTGCGTGTTCTCTGCCTCCTTATATATATGGTCCTATCAGCTTTGCTGTGGCAATATATCGCAGCACACGCTATATATCCAAAGGCATATATACCGACCCGACGCCGAAGCAATTCGGTCGACACCACTCGAGGACACGGGGAACATGAAGATCATCTCCGGAACAGCACTGCTCGCCGCAGTGGCGGTTGCGGCGTTGGCCGCGACGGCGTCGGCCAAGGACTACACGGTGGGCAGCTCGGACCAGTGGGACACCTACATCGACTACGACAAGTGGACCGCCGGCAAGAAGTTCATGGTCGGCGACACCATAAGTGCGTGCCACTCTACTCCGATGCCAGCTCTCTTCACTTATCTGTACATTCCTTGCCGTCTTGTGGGCTTGTGGCTGATGTGGTGTGTAATAATACGTTAACTGCAGCGTTCAAGTACATGCCGTACCACAACGTGCTGGAGGTGACGGCGGCGGACTACGCCAGCTGCAACGCGGACAGCCCCATCTCCACCCACTCCGGCGGCAACACCGCCTTCAAGCTCACCGCCACGGGCACCCGCTACTTCATCTGCGGCATCCCGCGCCACTGCCTCAACGGCACCATGCATGTCATGATCACCACCGTCCCctacgacgccgccgccgccgcggcgacaGCCGACGACGCCCCCGCAAGCGGCCCCGCGCAGGCTCCGCTCCAGCCGCCTCCAGCCGACGCCTACGCGCCGGGGCCGGCGGGATACAAGGTGGCCATGGGTGGCGCTGCCGGGAAGTCGCCGGCGGGCGCGCCTAGCAACGCGCCGCGGTATGGGCAGCCCGTGGCCGCTGTGGCCGGGCTGGCGTTGGCTGCTCTGGTGGCCTCGGTCGCCTAAGCCAGCAACGTGCGCGTATCTGCACGCACGTTGTAGTTTTGAGTTACTACTGTACCTGAAACTGGACATTTGTTACTGCGTACGTACACGCGGTATCTAAGTTGTATTTACCTTTAATATtcatttcttttcttctttttactTTTGTCGTGTATTTACATTTGGTATATGGGTGTACATTGTGACATTTACTTCTTATTATAATTCCATTTTGAGGCCCGCATTGCGGCATTGGTTATGTCGTCAGTGAATCCGTTTCAGAAATATGTTGCAACACAGAACAGTATTTCCGAGTTGGAGTCAGATATTATACCTTCTTGCTATGTACAAGAAAACGATCTAATGTTTTCCAAACAGTTCAGAAATATGAATTTGGCTTTACAAAATCCAATGATCTTTCTTAAGCAGAAAGAAGACTGATACCCATATCATTTCAGGCAGAGGAACATGATGGTTAATGGCGGGCACGTCTTGTTAACAGGCGATCACGTTCACGTTATACCAAACGCACAGCTAGCATGTAATGCGCATCCATGATGCTTCCACTTCTACCAACAGCCGTCATGAGTTTTCACAAGTGAGGAACACGAAGACAGCTCAGGTCCAAGAAACATAGCCATAACCTAACCAGAGCCACATCGTGGGTTATACGACGACAAACAGGCAAGAACAGACATAAGCTAATCGGTTAATCCTCATTTGCTTCTGGTCACGGAATTTATTTATACCATATAATATACAAAGGGGTCATCAGATCACCCCATGTCATCGTCCGACACATATAACCTTCCCTTCAGTTCTGGAGTCAACTACACCAACAACACTGCGGACCGATCTAGACTCAATGGAGGGCAGCATCGCCTCTTTCCACCAGGATTTAACTTGCTTACGCCACAGGAG
Above is a genomic segment from Miscanthus floridulus cultivar M001 chromosome 3, ASM1932011v1, whole genome shotgun sequence containing:
- the LOC136546901 gene encoding blue copper protein 1a-like is translated as MKIISGTALLAAVAVAALAATASAKDYTVGSSDQWDTYIDYDKWTAGKKFMVGDTITFKYMPYHNVLEVTAADYASCNADSPISTHSGGNTAFKLTATGTRYFICGIPRHCLNGTMHVMITTVPYDAAAAAATADDAPASGPAQAPLQPPPADAYAPGPAGYKVAMGGAAGKSPAGAPSNAPRYGQPVAAVAGLALAALVASVA